The following coding sequences lie in one Candidatus Binatia bacterium genomic window:
- a CDS encoding transferase yields the protein MSDHPSICAFTGTPVLTEEDDGLVLRFDDGTLHSRMLRNDPVRLVLEYTRLAMGFLLFQPAPARIAMIGLGGGSLAKYCAHYLPDANFTAVEISPAVIALRDAFGVPPDGPHFRVLCEDGAEFVRRHFDPLDVLLVDGFDVGGHAENLCAQAFYDRCHDRLAYGGVLVVNLYADDPAFGLRVDRIWNAFAGKIVVVEAGESQNAIVFAGTRSPFPPSVDELAARRRVLEASHPVDLEITLRKILAYEGRRDGAGRDLYGSPTRRKRSRRRGASPSRRLG from the coding sequence ATGTCAGACCACCCGTCAATATGCGCTTTCACCGGCACCCCGGTGCTCACGGAAGAAGACGACGGGCTGGTCCTGCGTTTCGACGACGGCACCTTGCACAGCCGGATGCTGCGCAACGACCCGGTGCGACTGGTGCTGGAATACACGCGCCTGGCGATGGGCTTTCTCCTGTTCCAGCCCGCGCCGGCGCGGATCGCGATGATCGGCCTGGGCGGCGGATCGCTCGCCAAGTACTGCGCTCACTATCTCCCGGACGCCAACTTCACGGCCGTCGAGATCTCCCCGGCGGTAATCGCCCTGCGCGACGCCTTCGGGGTTCCACCCGATGGCCCGCACTTCCGCGTTCTGTGCGAAGATGGTGCGGAGTTCGTTCGGCGGCACTTCGATCCGCTCGACGTGTTGCTGGTCGACGGGTTCGACGTCGGCGGACACGCGGAAAACCTGTGCGCACAGGCATTCTATGACCGCTGCCACGACCGCCTCGCGTACGGTGGTGTCCTGGTGGTCAATCTATACGCCGACGACCCGGCGTTCGGTCTGCGGGTCGACCGAATTTGGAACGCCTTCGCCGGAAAGATCGTTGTCGTCGAGGCCGGGGAGAGCCAGAACGCCATCGTCTTTGCCGGCACCCGATCTCCGTTCCCGCCGTCGGTCGACGAACTTGCGGCACGACGTCGCGTGCTCGAAGCGTCCCACCCGGTCGATCTCGAAATAACGCTGCGAAAGATTCTGGCCTATGAAGGCCGGCGCGACGGGGCGGGCCGCGATCTCTACGGTTCGCCCACCCGGCGGAAGCGAAGCCGCCGGCGCGGAGCCTCGCCCTCCCGGAGGCTTGGCTGA